Sequence from the Exiguobacterium aurantiacum genome:
TGCGTGCCCAAGAATTGAAACACATCGTCCATACGGACTCGATTCGCTTTATTGATTGTCGTTATTCTTTAAACGACGCCTCATACGGAAAGTTTGTGTATCGACAAGGGCATCTCCCGAACGCTGTCTTCCTCGATTTGATGGAAGACCTATCTGGACCCGTGTCCGAGCACGGAGGCCGTCATCCGTTGCCGTCAAAAGAAGCATGGACCGAGACGCTCCGCCGCATCGGGATTCAACCAGATGATTTAGTCGTCATCTACGACGACGGGTTCCCGTACGCCGCCCGCGCATGGTGGTTATTCAAGTGGGCCGGCCATGAGCGCGTCATCGTGCTCGAGGGCGGCATCCAATCCGGGATCACTTACTGCGGAGAGACGACGACGGACGTTCCGTCCTATCCCGCATCAAATTATGTCCCAGCGTTCCAGGACGAGATGATCGCGACACTTGAAGATGTCCGCGCCGCCACTAAAACCGGCGGACTATATGATTCAAGGACACCCGATCGGTACGATGGCAGTTATGAACCGATTGATCAAAAACCGGGGCATATCCCGAACGCCGTCCTCTGTCCATACACGGAAGCCATCACCGACCTCGGTATGCTTCAAGATTTTCATGATTTGAAAGAACTGTACGCCGACGTTCTCGATGTCCCGAACCCGATCTTCTACTGCGGGAGCGGGGTCACCGCCTGCGTCAACATCTTGGCGTTACACGCCCTCGGTAAAGACGATGTCCGTCTATACCCGGGCTCATACTCGGACTGGATCAGTTATCCAGAAAACAAGGTCCACCCGTAACGGGTGGATTTTTTCATTTCACGCTCGTCGGCTTGATGTTCCAAACGGCGTTCGCATATTCGGTAATCGTTCGGTCACTCGAGAAGATACCTGACTTGGCCGTATTGACGATTGAGCTCTCGGCCCAGCGCGCCTTGTCTGCGAACACCTCGTCGACACGACGCTGTGCCTGCATGTATGACGCGAAATCTTTCAAGACGAGGAAATCGTCATTATAGACGAGAAGCGAGTCGAAGATCGCTTGGAATTGGTATTCTCCGACCTTGTCAAACGTGCCGTTGACGAGGGCGTCGACGACGTTACGCACTTCTGTATTCGCATGGTAGATGTCGGCCGCATGATAGCCGCCGAATTTCTTGTAGTTCATGACTTCTTGCGGTGTCAATCCGAAGATGAAGATATGGTCGTCCCCGACTGCATCGCGAATCTCAATATTGGCCCCGTCGAGCGTCCCGATTGTGAGCGCACCGTTCATCATGAACTTCATGTTGCCGGTACCTGACGCCTCGTAGCTCGCCGTCGAGATTTGTTCACTCAAATCCGAACCTGGGAAGATGCGCTCCGCCATCGAGACGCGGTAGTTCTCGAGGAAGACGACCTTGATGAAGCGGCTCGCCCGCTTATCATTGTTGATCATGGCCGCGAGCGCGTTGATATAACGAATGACTTCTTTGGCATAATAGTAGCCCGGAGCTGCCTTCGCACCGAAGATGAACGTCCGTGGCACCATCGTGAACGTCGGGTCTGCTTGAATCTTCTGATAGAGCGCATGAATGTGCATCGCATCCATTAGTTGACGTTTATAGGCGTGGAGTCGCTTGACTTGAACGTCAAAAATCGACTCCGGGTCGACGGCGATACCCGTCTCTGCTTGAATGTAGCCGGCGAGGTCAAGTTTGTTTTGTTGTTTCACGTTCATGACCTGCTCTTGGAAGCTCGCGTCTTTCGACACGCCCATCAACTTCTCAAGATCATTCGGATGTTCAATCCATGACGGACCGATCGCATCGGTGATCAAGTTCGAGAGTCGCGGGTTTGACTTGAGGAGCCAGCGACGATGCGTGATCCCGTTCGTCTTGTTGTTGAAGCGCAACGGGAACATCTCATATAAGTGACGCATCTCACGCTGCTTCAAAATATCGGTATGGATTCGGGCGACGCCGTTCGTCGAGTGCGAGCCGACGACAGCAAGGTTCGCCATATTGATATGTTGGTTCGACACGATCGCGATCTCGCCCATATGTGGTTCAAGATGCGGGTAGTTGACGAGCACATCTTTACAGAAGCGACGGTTGATCTCCGTGATGATTTGATAGATGCGTGGCAACAGCCGTTCATACATCTCGACCGGCCACTTCTCGAGCGCCTCGGCGAGGAGCGTATGGTTCGTGAACGACATGACGCTCTTCGTCACGCGCCACGCCTCCTCCCAACCGTAGCCGTGGTCGTCCATTAAGATCCGCATGAGTTCAGGGATGGCAACGACCGGGTGCGTGTCATTGATATGGACCGCATAATGGTCGCCCAAGTGCTTCAACGATTTATTATGACGTAAGTAAGACGCGATCATCGACTGGACGCCCGCCGAAACGAAGAAGTATTGTTGCTTCAAGCGCAATACCTTTCCTTCGTACGTCGTATCATCCGGGTAAAGGAACTCAGAGATGGTCGCAATCGATTGCTTGTATTTCAGCAAATCTTTATACGAGCCTTTCGTCCGTTCCATATACTCCTCGTCATCAAACGGCGACTCGGCGTTCCAGAGCCGGAGCGTGTTGACGACGTCGTTTTTGTAACCGATGATCGGCATATCGTAAGGTACGGCTCGAACGACTTCATCTGGATGATGGACGACGCGAAGCCGGTCCCCGATTTGTCGCATCTCGATCCAACCGCCGAAATTGACGTCGATGGCCCGGTCGGCCCGGCGTGTCTCCCACATGTTGCCGTCACGGAGCCAATTGTCCGGCAATTCGACTTGATAGCCGTCGACAATCTTTTGTTTGAACAAGCCGTAGCGGTAACGAATCCCGTTCCCGTGTCCTGGCAAGCTGAGCGCGGCGAGTGAATCGAGGAAGCACGCCGCCAAACGACCGAGCCCCCCGTTCCCAAGCCCCGGTTCCGGTTCATATTCCGTGATATCCGTGAAGTTGAAACCAAGTTCCTCTAACCCCTCTTGCACGACTTCCAGGACATCCATGCTGAGCAAGTTGTTGTACAGAAAACGTCCGAGCAAAAATTCAAGTGAGAAATAAATGACTTGCTTGCTCTGCTTTTCTTCGTGCTTGTCGCGGGTGTTGATCCATTTCGGGATCGCCTGTTCGCGCACCATCGTTGCCAACGTTTGATACACTTCCTGCTCGGTCCCTTCATCGAACGACTTCCCGTTTAAAGCGACAAATCTCTCTTGAAATGAAGTGACGAAGCTCTGTTTGTCTGTAAACATATGTGTGTAAAACTCCTTCCGGTCATGCAAATAGGTGATACAATTCACGGTACTGTTTCGCGGATTGTTTCCAGCTGAAGTCCGCGGTCATCGCTTGATGGACGAGGGCGTTCCAAGTGTTGTCGTCGTAGAAGACACGAATCGATTTCTCAATCGTCGCGAGCATCTCATGGGCGTTATAGTTCAAGAAGCCAAAGCCCGTGCCTTCTTGGGTGTACTCGTTATACGGTTTGACCGTGTCACGAAGTCCACCTGTCTCTCGAACGATCGGGAGCGTCCCGTAACGCATCGAGATGAGCTGGCTGAGACCGCACGGCTCAAAACGTGACGGCATCAGGAATGCGTCCGATCCGGCATAAATCAAGTGGGCGAGCTCGATATCGAAACCGATATATGACCCGACCTTACCTGGATGCGTCGCCGTCATCTCATGAACGATGCCTTCATATTCCGGTTGACCCGAGCCGAGGAACACGAATTGACAATCCAAGTTCCCAAGCTCCTCACTCACCGCTTCAATCAAATCGAGCCCTTTTTGTTCGACGAGTCGACTGACAAAACCGATTAGCATGACGTCGTCACGTACTTCGAGACCGAATCGTTCTTGGAGGACCCGTTTGTTGGCGAGTTTCCCTTCTTTGACCGTATCGAGGTTGTACGTCTGGGCGATGCGCTTGTCCGTACTTGGATCATTTGTCGCCAAATCGAGTCCGTTCAAGATGCCACGGACATCCACAGACCGATAGCGTAGCGCCGCGTCGAGCCCTTCCCCGTAATACGGTTCCATGATCTCGTCACGATACGACGGGCTGACCGTCGTGATTTGGTCGGAGTGGACGATGCCGGCCTTCATATAGTTGACGAGACCGTTATGTTGAATCCCTTCCGCCGTGAAGTGCTCGGGACCGAACTGTAATAGCTCGCCGAGGACCGCTTCCGGGAAGATACCCTGATATTGCAGGTTATGGATAGTGAAAACCGTACGAATGCGTTGATACGCTTCGAGATGTTGGTAATGAATCCGTAAGAAGGCCGGGACGACCCCTGTCTGCCAGTCGTGGCAATGGAGCACATCCGGCACGTCCTCTGCCTCGAGCTTCCCGATCATCTCAAGGACGGCCCGAGAGAAGAATGCGAACCGCTCGGCATCATCGTAATGGCCGTAGAGCACGCCTTCTCGTTTGAAATAATATTCGTTGTCGATAAAGTAGAACGTGACGCCATCGCGCACAAGTTTCAAGACGGCACCAAACTGTTTGCGCCATCCGACCGGGACGATCAAGTCGAAAAGATACTCCATGTCATCTACATATTCCTGAGCGATCGTGCCATATTTCGGCATGATTACACTAACATCTTCACCGAGTCCAGACACCGCTTGAGGGAGCGAGCCGATGACATCGGCAAGCCCCCCCGTTTTCATGAACGGTGCCGCTTCTGAAGCGACATACCATATTTTCATAATATCCCCCTTTAAACCGTTGTCCGTTTTCCGATGACGATCGGTTCGTCGACCGTACCTCGAATGACTTGTCCTCGTTTGACGACCACTTCTTTATCTAAAATGGCGTTCTCGACGACAGCGCCTTCTTCGATGATCGATTTGGATAAAATGATTGAGTTTTTAACGCGGGCGTGCTCACTGACGACGACACCGCGGAAGAGAATGCTGTTTTGAACTTCACCGCTGATTTTACATCCGTTTGCGACGAGCGCTTCATTCACTTTCGACCCTTTCAAATAACGGGTTGGCGGCTCATGTTTAATCTTCGTATAGATATGTGGGAAATCGTAGATGATCCCTTCCTGACGAAGTAAGCGCATACTTTCATTATAGTATGAAAGTACAGAATGAATCACCTGCATTTTGCCAGTATAGTGATAGCCGTGCACGTGCAGACGGTGGAGCTGCGGACGGATGACGCCGTCGAGCAAATCGTACTCACCTTTTGATGTCGCTTCGTCGACGAGACGAAGGAACAAGTTTTTCGACATGATAATCGTCTCCGTGTACGTGTACTCGTCGTCCGGGCTGTATCCGCGCTCGCCGATGCCGACGACACGGTCGTTTTCACCGAGACGGATTGGTCGACAATAACCGCATTTCTGTTCGTGAGCGGCGTAACCGAGTGTGATGTCAGCCCCCATCGATTTATGATGTTCGAGCATGTCTTGGAAGTCGATCGTCGTCAAGACGTTCGACCCCGTGATCACGACGTACGGTTGTTTGCTGCGCACGAAGTGTTCGCGGTGCATCGAGAAGTTGGCCAAGTCGCCGAGGTATGCTTCCCCGTCAGGCTTGAGCGCCGGTGGGAAGATGTGCAAACCGCCTTGCGAACGGTCCAAATCCCACTCTTTCCCTGAACCCAAGTGGTCCATGAGCGAGCGATATTTATCTAACGTGAAAATACCAACTTGGTTGATGCCTTGGGTGATCATGTTCGTCAATGTAAAATCAATCAGGCGATAACGTCCAGAGAACGGGACAGCCGCTAAATTGCGATGCCCCGTAAATTCTGGAAACAAGCCCTCTTCGGTTCCTAAGTTGATGACCCCTAACAAATCATTCGTCAACAGTAACGCCTCCTTGCGTCGGTCTTTTTTTAAATCAAGCACGTTGTTTGAAGACTGTGCCGCTCTCGATATTTTCGTGTGGTTCAATGACAACGATCTCACCACCCGGCTCGCCGACAGTCGCCCCGTCTTCAATGACGGCACAGCTCGCGACGATGGCTCTGTGAATCGTTACATCTTTTCCAATCCGTGCTCCCGGCATAATGACCGAGTCCTTGACAAGCGACCCTTCACCGACGCGTACGTCATAGAACAAGACTGAATGTTGGACTTCGCCCTCGATCCGACAACCTTCATTGATGACCGACTGTTCGACGCAGGCATCTTTGCCGATGAACTGAGGTGTCTGGTTCGGGTTGACCGAGTAGATTTTAAATTCCGGATCATAGAGATCGAACGGCGGATCTTCTTCGAGTAAGTCCATGTTGGCTTCCCAAAGTGATTGAATCGTCCCCACGTCTTTCCAGTAACCTTTGAATTTATACGCGAACACGTCTAAACCATCGAGGAGCGTGTTCGGAATGATGTTTTTCCCAAAGTCGAAGCTTGATGTCTCGTCTTCCGCATCTTGGATCAGGTGCTCCCGTAGCACTTTCCAGTTAAAGATATAAATCCCCATCGAGGCCAAATTGCTCTTCGGTTTCTCAGGTTTCTCTTCGAATTCTTTAATGCGAAGGTCGTCGCCCGTGTTCAAGATCCCAAAACGCGGTGCTTCATCCCAAGGGACTTCCATAACCGAGATCGTGACGTCCGCTTGCTTCTCTTTATGGAAGTCGAGCATCTTCTCGTAATCCATCTTGTAAATGTGGTCCCCCGATAGGATCAACACGTACTCCGGATCATAGTCGTCGATATAGCTCAAGTTCCGATAAATCGCATTGGCCGTACCTTCGTACCAGTTTTTCCCCGACTGTGCTTGGTAAGGCGGTAAGATGGCCAAACCTCCATTGCGGCGATCCAAGTCCCAGGCCGACCCGATGCCTAGGTAACGGTTCAACTCAAGCGGTTCATATTGTGTTAACACGCCCACCGTCGTGATTCCCGAATTGGTACAGTTCGATAATGGAAAATCGATGATTCGGTACTTTCCTCCAAAGTTGACAGCAGGCTTCGCTGTCTTCCGTGTGAGAGGCCCGAGTCGTTTTCCTTCTCCTCCTGCGAGGAGCATCGCAACCATTTCTTGCTTCATAGTACAGCCTCCTAAATTCATAATATAAACATCTATTACCCTCTTTCTCTATTTCCTAATGTATTCCTGCTCAAATTATTATATGATAACGTTTACATTTTGAATTTTATTGAAAGTTTGACGATATAATGAATAAAGAGAGGGGTGAGACGATGAGGGCATGGATTGGGACACTATTTTTTGCTGGTTTGCTAGCCACCGGTCTGACGATCAGTGGGGCGTTAAAAGAAGAGATTGAACAGACGAAACAGATTTTGTCGTGGGGTGAAAAAACGGTCGACGCGGCCCCGCTCGCTTCGAAGCATGCCGTCACGTTGACGTATAAAGGGGGGGCGGAACGGCTCTATTTGAGCGGTCGCCGTGATGACGTCTCCGTCGCCCGTTTGCCGGCCCATCTCCGCGAAGCGATCATGGTCATCGAAGATCGTAAGTTCAACGCCCACCCCGGGTACGACCTTGGCGGGATTGCCCGAGCGTTCATACATAACGCCAATGAATCGTCATTACAAGGCGGGAGCACGATCACGCAACAACTGGCCCGAAACGTTTATTTGACGCACGAGCGGACGTATGAGCGAAAAGTGAAAGAATTATTGCTCGCTCGGGCGCTTGAAAAACAATATAGTAAAAAAGAAATTATGACCGCCTACAGTAACGTTATCTTCTTTGGCCATAACGTTTATGGGATTCAAGCAGCGGCCGAGACGTATTTCGCCCGTCCGCTCGAAGATTTGAACTGGAACCAAATCGCTTTCCTGTTGACCGTGCCGAACAATCCGTCTTTATATGACCCGCTCGACCCATCGGCCAGGTTTTACGAGCGCAAAGACCGCATTCTCATCCAGTTGCGGGATGCCGGTGTCTTATCAAAGCAGGCTTACGAGACACACCATGGCGTGAAGTTGAAGGCGAGCTATCGCCAACACGTCGTCCGTTATCCCGATTATATGGATACGGTCATGAAAGAAGCGATCCGGCTCGTCCGTTCACGCTATGACCTCGATGAAGAGGCTGCGAAAGACTATTTGGCGACCAATCAAGCGACAATCGACACGTATCTGTCCGTCGCCCGGCAACAACAAGCAAAACAAGTCATGACGAAGCTTCCGACCGGTTTAAACGGCGGCTATGCCGAAATGACGCCAAAAGGCCGAATCGTCGCCCTCGTTGATTCAGAGATGACCCAAAGCGGCGAATTCAACCGGGCCACGCAAGCGTTCCGCCAACCCGGGTCCGCCATCAAACCGGTCCTCGTCTTCGCCCCATACATCGAAGAGACCGGTGCGAAACTCGACACCGTCCTCGACGGCCGCTCGGTCTGTTACGGAACGTATTGTCCGACGAACAGCGGCAATCGCGTCCTCGGAGATGTGTCATTCCGCGATACGGTCGCCTATTCGTACAATACGCCGGCGCTCGCCGCGTTCACCGCGATCGACCAAGAAACAGCTTTCGCTACGGCCGACATGATGTTCAGCCAATGGGATGCC
This genomic interval carries:
- the glgA gene encoding glycogen synthase GlgA → MKIWYVASEAAPFMKTGGLADVIGSLPQAVSGLGEDVSVIMPKYGTIAQEYVDDMEYLFDLIVPVGWRKQFGAVLKLVRDGVTFYFIDNEYYFKREGVLYGHYDDAERFAFFSRAVLEMIGKLEAEDVPDVLHCHDWQTGVVPAFLRIHYQHLEAYQRIRTVFTIHNLQYQGIFPEAVLGELLQFGPEHFTAEGIQHNGLVNYMKAGIVHSDQITTVSPSYRDEIMEPYYGEGLDAALRYRSVDVRGILNGLDLATNDPSTDKRIAQTYNLDTVKEGKLANKRVLQERFGLEVRDDVMLIGFVSRLVEQKGLDLIEAVSEELGNLDCQFVFLGSGQPEYEGIVHEMTATHPGKVGSYIGFDIELAHLIYAGSDAFLMPSRFEPCGLSQLISMRYGTLPIVRETGGLRDTVKPYNEYTQEGTGFGFLNYNAHEMLATIEKSIRVFYDDNTWNALVHQAMTADFSWKQSAKQYRELYHLFA
- a CDS encoding sulfurtransferase, which gives rise to MFPTMRAQELKHIVHTDSIRFIDCRYSLNDASYGKFVYRQGHLPNAVFLDLMEDLSGPVSEHGGRHPLPSKEAWTETLRRIGIQPDDLVVIYDDGFPYAARAWWLFKWAGHERVIVLEGGIQSGITYCGETTTDVPSYPASNYVPAFQDEMIATLEDVRAATKTGGLYDSRTPDRYDGSYEPIDQKPGHIPNAVLCPYTEAITDLGMLQDFHDLKELYADVLDVPNPIFYCGSGVTACVNILALHALGKDDVRLYPGSYSDWISYPENKVHP
- the glgD gene encoding glucose-1-phosphate adenylyltransferase subunit GlgD — protein: MTNDLLGVINLGTEEGLFPEFTGHRNLAAVPFSGRYRLIDFTLTNMITQGINQVGIFTLDKYRSLMDHLGSGKEWDLDRSQGGLHIFPPALKPDGEAYLGDLANFSMHREHFVRSKQPYVVITGSNVLTTIDFQDMLEHHKSMGADITLGYAAHEQKCGYCRPIRLGENDRVVGIGERGYSPDDEYTYTETIIMSKNLFLRLVDEATSKGEYDLLDGVIRPQLHRLHVHGYHYTGKMQVIHSVLSYYNESMRLLRQEGIIYDFPHIYTKIKHEPPTRYLKGSKVNEALVANGCKISGEVQNSILFRGVVVSEHARVKNSIILSKSIIEEGAVVENAILDKEVVVKRGQVIRGTVDEPIVIGKRTTV
- a CDS encoding glycogen/starch/alpha-glucan phosphorylase produces the protein MFTDKQSFVTSFQERFVALNGKSFDEGTEQEVYQTLATMVREQAIPKWINTRDKHEEKQSKQVIYFSLEFLLGRFLYNNLLSMDVLEVVQEGLEELGFNFTDITEYEPEPGLGNGGLGRLAACFLDSLAALSLPGHGNGIRYRYGLFKQKIVDGYQVELPDNWLRDGNMWETRRADRAIDVNFGGWIEMRQIGDRLRVVHHPDEVVRAVPYDMPIIGYKNDVVNTLRLWNAESPFDDEEYMERTKGSYKDLLKYKQSIATISEFLYPDDTTYEGKVLRLKQQYFFVSAGVQSMIASYLRHNKSLKHLGDHYAVHINDTHPVVAIPELMRILMDDHGYGWEEAWRVTKSVMSFTNHTLLAEALEKWPVEMYERLLPRIYQIITEINRRFCKDVLVNYPHLEPHMGEIAIVSNQHINMANLAVVGSHSTNGVARIHTDILKQREMRHLYEMFPLRFNNKTNGITHRRWLLKSNPRLSNLITDAIGPSWIEHPNDLEKLMGVSKDASFQEQVMNVKQQNKLDLAGYIQAETGIAVDPESIFDVQVKRLHAYKRQLMDAMHIHALYQKIQADPTFTMVPRTFIFGAKAAPGYYYAKEVIRYINALAAMINNDKRASRFIKVVFLENYRVSMAERIFPGSDLSEQISTASYEASGTGNMKFMMNGALTIGTLDGANIEIRDAVGDDHIFIFGLTPQEVMNYKKFGGYHAADIYHANTEVRNVVDALVNGTFDKVGEYQFQAIFDSLLVYNDDFLVLKDFASYMQAQRRVDEVFADKARWAESSIVNTAKSGIFSSDRTITEYANAVWNIKPTSVK
- a CDS encoding glucose-1-phosphate adenylyltransferase: MKQEMVAMLLAGGEGKRLGPLTRKTAKPAVNFGGKYRIIDFPLSNCTNSGITTVGVLTQYEPLELNRYLGIGSAWDLDRRNGGLAILPPYQAQSGKNWYEGTANAIYRNLSYIDDYDPEYVLILSGDHIYKMDYEKMLDFHKEKQADVTISVMEVPWDEAPRFGILNTGDDLRIKEFEEKPEKPKSNLASMGIYIFNWKVLREHLIQDAEDETSSFDFGKNIIPNTLLDGLDVFAYKFKGYWKDVGTIQSLWEANMDLLEEDPPFDLYDPEFKIYSVNPNQTPQFIGKDACVEQSVINEGCRIEGEVQHSVLFYDVRVGEGSLVKDSVIMPGARIGKDVTIHRAIVASCAVIEDGATVGEPGGEIVVIEPHENIESGTVFKQRA
- a CDS encoding transglycosylase domain-containing protein; its protein translation is MRAWIGTLFFAGLLATGLTISGALKEEIEQTKQILSWGEKTVDAAPLASKHAVTLTYKGGAERLYLSGRRDDVSVARLPAHLREAIMVIEDRKFNAHPGYDLGGIARAFIHNANESSLQGGSTITQQLARNVYLTHERTYERKVKELLLARALEKQYSKKEIMTAYSNVIFFGHNVYGIQAAAETYFARPLEDLNWNQIAFLLTVPNNPSLYDPLDPSARFYERKDRILIQLRDAGVLSKQAYETHHGVKLKASYRQHVVRYPDYMDTVMKEAIRLVRSRYDLDEEAAKDYLATNQATIDTYLSVARQQQAKQVMTKLPTGLNGGYAEMTPKGRIVALVDSEMTQSGEFNRATQAFRQPGSAIKPVLVFAPYIEETGAKLDTVLDGRSVCYGTYCPTNSGNRVLGDVSFRDTVAYSYNTPALAAFTAIDQETAFATADMMFSQWDAKTDNSLASALGGLTQGVSPKELAAAYTPFLNQGVYVSGQTIKQIRFESGAPTLTPSVTKEAVWSKATVATMREALSAVTTYGTGRYANQIKRPYVGGKTGTTNSHKDMWYVGLTDETITAIWLGADTPRPFPELANRAYPAIVWTEAHR